A segment of the Flavobacteriales bacterium genome:
GTGGTCTTGCCGCTTCCGCTCACGCCGGTCACCACGGTGAGCATGTGCAGGGGGAAGGCCACGTCGATGTCCTTCAGGTTGTGCTCGCGCGCTCCACGGAGCAGGAGTCTGTCGCGCACCGGGCGACGCTTCTCTGGCGGCGATATGCGCTCGCGCCCGGTGAGGTAGCGCGCGGTGAGGCCGTCGCTCGTCGCTAGCGCTTCGAAGGGCCCGCTGAAGACCACTTCGCCGCCATGGCTGCCTGCCAGAGGCCCCATGTCGATGAGGTGATCCGCTGCGCGCATGACTTCCTCGTCGTGCTCCACCACGATCACCGTGTTTCCGAGATCGCGCAGTTTCTTCAGCACGCCGATGAGGCGCTCCGTATCGCGCGGGTGCAGGCCGATGCTGGGCTCGTCGAGTATGTACATGCTGCCCACCAGGCTGCTGCCGAGCGAAGTGGCCAGATCGATGCGCTGGGTCTCTCCGCCGCTGAGCGTGTTGCTTCGTCGATTGAGCGTGAGGTAGCCTACGCCAACATCTACGAGGTAGCGCAAGCGGTTGGTGATCTCCTTGAGCAGTCGTGCGGCGATGCGGTGCTGGGCATCATTCAGCTCCAGATCCTCGAAGAAGCGCAGGCATTCTGCAATGGGTATGCTCGTGAGCTCGGTGATGTCCTTGCCGCCTACTTTCACATAGCGCGCTTCGTTCCTTAGGCGGGTGCCTTCGCATTCGGTGCAAGTGGTCTTGCCTCGGTAGCGGCTGGCCAGCACGCGGTACTGGATCTTGTAGCTTTTCTCCTCCACGTACTTGAAGAAGGCATCGATGCCATGCAGGCCCTTGGCACCGTTCCACAAGAGCTTCCGATGCTCGGCTGAGAGTTCGCGGTAGGGGCGGTGGATGGGGAAGTCGTGCTTCGCGCTGTCGCGGATGAAGTCGCGCTTCCATTCGCTGAGCACCTCACCGCGCCAGGGAGCCACGCAATCGTCGTAGAGGCTCAGGCGCTTGTCCGGGATCACCAGTTCTGCATCGATGCCGATGATGCTGCCATAGCCCTCGCACTTGGGGCATGCGCCTACGGGATCGTTGAAGCTGAAGAGGTTCGGGCTGGGCTCCTCGAATGAGATGCCATCCAATTCGAACTTGTCGCTGAAGCCCATTTGCCGGCCATCCTCTCCCAAGAGGATGAGCTCGCCGTGTCCCTCGAAGAAGGCGGTCTCGGCGCTGTCGGCCGCGCGGCTCTCGTTCTCCTGATCGCCGGGCACGGCGCTGAGGCGATCAACCACGAGGAAATAGGTGCCCTTCAGCGTTTTCTTGTCGGAGAGGAGATCCTCGATGCGGTGCACGGCGGTCCCATCGTGCACGCGCGCATAGCCTTGCTGCTGCAAGATGTCGAGGTGCTCCTTGATGCCGCGGCCCTTTGGCATGGCCAACGGTGCGAGCATCAGCACCGTGCTGCCATAGGGGTAGCTGTTCACGCCGGCCACGACATCCTCGATGGTGTTGCGCTTCACCTCTTGTCCGCTGGCGGGCGAGATGGTCTTGCCGGCGCGGGCGAAGAGCAGCTTCAAATGATCGTACACCTCGGTGCTGGTGCCCACGGTGCTGCGCGGGTTGCTGCTCTGCACCTTCTGCTCAATGGCGATGGCCGGGCTGATGCCGATGATGCGGTCCACATCGGGCTTCTCCAAGCGCCCCATGAACTGCCGAGCATAGCTGCTGAGGCTCTCCACATAGCGGCGCTGCCCTTCGGCATAGAGCGTATCGAAGGCCAGACTGCTCTTGCCACTGCCGCTGAGGCCGGTGATCACCACCAGCTTGCCGCGCGGGATCTCCACGCTGATGTTCTTCAGGTTGTGCACCCGGGCTCCTTCA
Coding sequences within it:
- the uvrA gene encoding excinuclease ABC subunit UvrA, with product MRKLRHGSIRVEGARVHNLKNISVEIPRGKLVVITGLSGSGKSSLAFDTLYAEGQRRYVESLSSYARQFMGRLEKPDVDRIIGISPAIAIEQKVQSSNPRSTVGTSTEVYDHLKLLFARAGKTISPASGQEVKRNTIEDVVAGVNSYPYGSTVLMLAPLAMPKGRGIKEHLDILQQQGYARVHDGTAVHRIEDLLSDKKTLKGTYFLVVDRLSAVPGDQENESRAADSAETAFFEGHGELILLGEDGRQMGFSDKFELDGISFEEPSPNLFSFNDPVGACPKCEGYGSIIGIDAELVIPDKRLSLYDDCVAPWRGEVLSEWKRDFIRDSAKHDFPIHRPYRELSAEHRKLLWNGAKGLHGIDAFFKYVEEKSYKIQYRVLASRYRGKTTCTECEGTRLRNEARYVKVGGKDITELTSIPIAECLRFFEDLELNDAQHRIAARLLKEITNRLRYLVDVGVGYLTLNRRSNTLSGGETQRIDLATSLGSSLVGSMYILDEPSIGLHPRDTERLIGVLKKLRDLGNTVIVVEHDEEVMRAADHLIDMGPLAGSHGGEVVFSGPFEALATSDGLTARYLTGRERISPPEKRRPVRDRLLLRGAREHNLKDIDVAFPLHMLTVVTGVSGSGKTTLVKRILYPAMKRHLEGFSERPGEHTALEGDLARIEAVELVDQNPIGRSSRSNPVTYVKAWDEVRQLFSEQDVAKVRGYKPSHFSFNVDGGRCEICQGEGEVRIEMQFMADISLTCEACKGRRFRDEVLDVKFQGVDVSDLLAMTVDDAIAFFSPQQSLGACARIVQKLLPLQQTGMGYVKLGQSSSTLSGGEAQRIKLASFLTKGQDERPTLFIFDEPTTGLHFHDIAKLLAAFGMLIANGHSVICIEHNTEVIMCADQVIDLGPEGGDGGGRSLFAGTPEELAREDSHTGRAMAKAWQR